A single Mercenaria mercenaria strain notata chromosome 9, MADL_Memer_1, whole genome shotgun sequence DNA region contains:
- the LOC123546150 gene encoding uncharacterized protein LOC123546150 — MNTEDYRNEVLRQLNNDTYYEKCTDDPTDTVQRNISDCLEDLEKTNSHIHNEFDTFPADIRTPCFYVLPKIHKSPDINLPIQYPGRPIVSACNSPTENISKYMDFILKPHMINLPSYVKDTTDFINKVKNMKIKSKNTYLVTLDVSSLYTNIPHNDGIDACKYFLQQDNHNSKLSTEEISHLLKLVLENNYFKFGDNYYLQRMGTAMGSSMAPTYASLFMGKFEHDFFQTRDIKPTLWLRFLDDVFMIWDHSLDELHSFINEINSFHPNIKFTHTISNKSVSFLDVQVSKSDSLQIETDIYVKETSNHQYLDYTSCHPKMCKDGIPYSQAKRYRRIISDDDSFDSSLHELRDFFLDRNYPKSVIDAAFEKVSHMTQSDALNSSTRDKKNVLPFTVH; from the exons ATGAACACAGAAGACTACCGAAATGAGGTGTTGAGACAATTAAATAACGACACATATTACGAGAAATGCACGGATGATCCTACAGATACAGTACAGCGTAATATTTCCGACTGTTTGGAGGACTTGGAAAAGACAAATAGCCATATTCATAATGAATTCGATACATTTCCAGCGGACATTCGTACCCCTTGTTTCTATGTCCTGCCAAAAATTCATAAAAGTCCAGACATTAATTTACCTATACAGTACCCTGGTAGACCTATCGTCTCAGCGTGTAATTCGCCAACTGAGAACATTTCTAAGTATATGGACTTTATACTTAAACCGCATATGATTAACTTGCCGTCATACGTGAAAGACACTACTGACTTTATTaataaagtgaaaaatatgaaaattaaaagtaaaaacacatatttggtAACACTAGATGTATCATCTCTTTATACTAACATTCCACATAATGACGGAATTGACGCCTGCAAGTATTTTCTACAACAGGACAACCATAACAGCAAATTATCGACAGAAGAAATTTCTCATTTGCTGAAACTTGTACTCGAAAATAACTACTTTAAATTTGGCGACAATTATTACCTCCAAAGGATGGGCACGGCCATGGGTAGTTCTATGGCACCAACCTATGCTTCCCTGTTCATGGGCAAGTTTGAACATGACTTCTTCCAAACTCGGGACATCAAACCAACACTGTGGTTAAGGTTTCTTGATGATGTGTTTATGATATGGGATCATTCGCTTGACGAGCTGCATTCATTcatcaatgaaataaatagtttccATCCGAATATTAAGTTTACTCACACCATATCGAATAAATCCGTTTCCTTCTTGGATGTTCAAGTATCGAAAAGCGATTCGCTTCAAATTGAAACAGATATTTATGTGAAAGAAACAAGCAACCATCAGTATCTCGACTACACTTCATGTCATCCGAAAATGTGCAAGGACGGAATTCCTTACAGCCAGGCCAAACGTTATAGGAGAATTATATCGGACGACGATTCATTTGATTCATCACTTCATGAATTACGTGACTtctttttagacagaaattatccTAAATCTGTGATAGATGCAGCTTTTGAAAAAGTAtcacatatgacacaaagtgaCGCACTAAATTCCTCAACCAGAGACAAGAAAAATGTACTCCCATTCACAGTG CATTaa